Proteins encoded by one window of Vidua chalybeata isolate OUT-0048 chromosome 15, bVidCha1 merged haplotype, whole genome shotgun sequence:
- the SLC26A2 gene encoding sulfate transporter codes for MTEANHIHAVMEGPEGDDAKCSFHHTMFLEPQEKKRNVKALLVKQAKETCSCTPARIKDCVLGFFPILQWLPKYKLREYLLGDVMSGVIVGVLLVPQSIAYSLLAGLEPIYGLYTSFFSCIIYCIFGTSRHISVSIFGVVCLMLGQVVDREVERAGYELEPAVPSALPGPGGLGNATGNGTEPLCDRGCYAMAVAATITFISGVYQVAMGFFQVGFVSVYLSDSLLSGFVTGASITVLTSQVKYLLGLDLPRSGGVGSLITTWINIFRNIHRTNVCDLITSFLCFLVLIPAKELNERFKSKLKAPVPVELFVVVAATLASHFGKLRETYGSSVSGHIPTGFLPPRPPVWTLIPNVALDAIPVAIIGFAITVSLSEMFAKKHGYSVRANQEMYAIGFCNIIPSFFHCFTTSAALAKTLVKESTGCRTQMSGMVTSLVILLVLLVIAPLFYSLQKCVLAVITIVNLRGALRKFRDLPKMWHLSRVDTVIWGVTMAATALISTEIGLLVGVCFSMLCVIFRTQRPEAPLLGWVAESETYESLSAYKNLQTKPGVVVFRFEAPIYYINKECFKSTLYKQTGVNPVWVKAAKKKAERRMLKEKEAGSGDKQSSVPVDLGSEPVGFHTIVIDCCAVQFLDTAGIRTLKEVCKDYGDIDVHVLLAQCNPSVRSSLLRGEFFKEGEDHLLFHSVHQAVDFALGTQGHGASKR; via the exons ATGACAGAGGCCAATCATATCCATGCAGTGATGGAAGGGCCAGAAGGAGATGATGCCAAGTGCAGTTTCCATCACACAATGTTCCTGGAACCCCAAGAGAAGAAGAGGAACGTGAAAGCTCTGCTGGTTAAGCAAGCAAAGGAAACCTGCAGCTGCACCCCAGCCAGAATTAAAGACTgcgttttggggtttttccccatcTTACAGTGGCTTCCTAAATACAAACTCAGGGAGTATCTCCTGGGGGATGTGATGTCTGGTGTGATCGTGGGGGTCCTGCTGGTCCCACAGTCCATTGCCTACTCCctcttggcagggctggagcccatTTATGGCCTTTAcacctcctttttctcctgcatcATTTACTGCATCTTCGGCACCTCCCGCCACATCTCCGTCAGCATCTTCGGCGTGGTTTGCCTGATGCTGGGGCAGGTGGTGGACAGGGAGGTGGAGAGAGCTGGCTACGAGctggagccagctgtgcccagcgcCCTGCCAGGCCCGGGAGGGCTCGGGAATGCCACTGGCAACGGGACGGAGCCGCTCTGTGACAGGGGCTGCTACGCCATGGCCGTGGCCGCCACCATCACCTTCATCTCCGGGGTGTACCAg GTGGCCATGGGTTTCTTCCAAGTGGGCTTTGTCTCCGTGTACCTCTCGGATTCGCTGCTGAGTGGATTTGTCACAGGGGCCTCCATCACTGTCCTGACCTCGCAAGTCAAGTACCTGCTGGGCCTGGACCTTCCTCGGAGCGGCGGCGTCGGCTCCCTCATCACCACCTGGATAAACATCTTCAGGAACATCCACAGGACCAACGTCTGTGACCTCATCACCAGCTTCTTGTGCTTCCTGGTGCTCATCCCAGCCAAAGAGCTGAACGAGCGCTTCAAATCCAAGCTCAAGGCTCCGGTTCCGGTGGAGCTCTTTGTGGTTGTGGCAGCCACGCTGGCATCTCACTTTGGGAAGCTGAGGGAGACTTATGGCTCCAGCGTTTCTGGGCACATCCCCACTGGGTTTCTGCCGCCGCGCCCTCCGGTCTGGACCCTGATTCCCAACGTGGCGTTGGATGCCATCCCCGTTGCCATCATTGGCTTTGCCATCACCGTGTCCCTCTCGGAGATGTTTGCCAAGAAGCACGGATACTCCGTGAGGGCCAACCAGGAGATGTACGCCATTGGCTTCTGCAACATCATTCCCTCCTTCTTCCACTGCTTCACAACCAGCGCAGCTCTCGCCAAGACCCTGGTCAAGGAGTCCACGGGCTGTAGGACCCAGATGTCCGGCATGGTGACCAGTTTGGTGatcctcctcgtcctcctcgtCATCGCACCTCTGTTTTACTCCCTGCAGAAATGCGTCCTCGCCGTCATAACCATCGTCAACCTCCGCGGAGCCCTGCGCAAGTTCAGGGACCTGCCCAAGATGTGGCACCTGAGCAGGGTGGACACGGTGATCTGGGGGGTCACCATGGCGGCCACGGCGCTCATCAGCACCGAGATCGGGCTCCTGGTGGGGGTTTGCTTCTCCATGCTCTGCGTCATCTTCCGCACGCAGCGGCCGGAGGCGCcgctgctgggctgggtggcCGAGTCGGAGACCTACGAGTCCCTCTCTGCCTACAAGAACCTGCAGACCAAGCCTGGGGTTGTGGTGTTCCGCTTTGAGGCCCCCATCTACTACATCAACAAGGAGTGCTTCAAATCCACCCTCTACAAGCAAACTGGGGTCAACCCCGTGTGGGTGAAGGCAGCCAAGAAGAAAGCGGAGAGAAGAATGCTCAAGGAGAAGGAGGCAGGGTCTGGGGACAAGCAGAGCAGCGTCCccgtggatttggggtcagaACCTGTGGGGTTTCACACCATAGTGATCGACTGCTGCGCTGTGCAGTTCCTGGACACGGCCGGGATCCGCACGCTCAAGGAGGTCTGCAAGGACTACGGGGACATCGATGTCCACGTGCTGCTGGCCCAGTGCAACCCTTCCGTCAGGAGCTCCCTGCTCCGAGGGGAGTTCTTCAAGGAGGGGGAGGACCACCTGCTCTTCCACAGCGTGCACCAGGCCGTGGACTTTGCCCTGGGCACGCAGGGGCACGGCGCTTCGAAGCGCTAG